In Fragaria vesca subsp. vesca linkage group LG5, FraVesHawaii_1.0, whole genome shotgun sequence, the genomic stretch NNNNNNNNNNNNNNNNNNNNNNNNNNNNNNNNNNNNNNNNNNNNNNNNNNNNNNNNNNNNNNNNNNNNNNNNNNNNNNNNNNNNNNNNNNNNNNNNNNNNNNNNNNNNNNNNNNNNNNNNNNNNNNNNNNNNNNNNNNNNNNNNNNNNNNNNNNNNNNNNNNNNNNNNNNNNNNNNNNNNNNNNNNNNNNNNNNNNNNNNNNNNNNNNNNNNNNNNNNNNNNNNNNNNNNNNNNNNNNNNNNNNNNNNNNNNNNNNNNNNNNNNNNNNNNNNNNNNNNNNNNNNNNNNNNNNNNNNNNNNNNNNNNNNNNNNNNNNNNNNNNNNNNNNNNNNNNNNNNNNNNNNNNNNNNNNNNNNNNNNNNNNNNNNNNNNNNNNNNNNNNNNNNNNNNNNNNNNNNNNNNNNNNNNNNNNNNNNNNNNNNNNNNNNNNNNNNNNNNNNNNNNNNNNNNNNNNNNNNNNNNNNNNNNNNNNNNNNNNNNNNNNNNNNNNNNNTGGATATGAGATTTGTTTAGATTAGTAAATAATTTAGGTGGTGTTGTGATTTGGGGAGCACGGAGGCTCCAGGAGTTTAAGGTTGAATTTAAATTTTCAGAAGTATTTGCATGTATTATTAGGAAGGGTTGTCCACTTTCAAGGGAGGTTATGCCGATTTTTCGGTAAAATTTTCCTTAGAGTTGGTCCCCGCACGACTTACTCTGGGTTTCAAAGTGAAATTTAGGGTGGGTCGTGTCAACATATATTGAGAAAGATATATTTGACAGTGAAATCATCATAAAAAAATTTCAAAATATGAGTAATCGTCGTGAACAATTATAATTGTTTTAAAAAAACTTACTTTTTATCTTTTTCAATTATTGATGTAAAAATTCATACATTTTTATGTCATTCAATAGTTTTTTTAAAATCAATAGTATTCTTGTTTAAATTTGCTATGTATCGGAATACATAATGCACGTCTCAAACTTGCACCTCTTTCTTATTACACGAGGTAAGTACGTACGTATGCATGTGCATAACACAAGCTGCAGCTAGACTTTATTAATGAAGAACAAGATATATAGCTAGACATGTGGATTTGAAGCCGGGATCATGTTAGTGGTTCCCAGATGTTGTTGCCCATGTTGATGTTGATGATGATGAAGTGGTGCTGGTGGTGGGTGGTGATAGTTGAATATCCCATGCCCATGAGTTAGTTTAGCACCCAATTTCTTCTCTGCGTGCCTGGCTTTCGCTTTATGTAGCTCCATTTTTTCACTTGCCTCCTTCACTTTCCGACGCTCTTTCGCCATCTTCTTTTCTTCCTTAGTTCTTGCTCTGGCTCTCTCCAACTGTAATACAGCAACTCTTCATTTAATTTCCACAAAACACATAATAAAATGATAAGGTGAACCGCAATCATGTAGGAAGTCACAGATGAAAGATGCTGATTCATGATTAACTACCTTCTCTACTACTTTGGCTTTGTAGATGTTGATGTGCTCCTTGGCCGAGCTGGCCAGATTGCTAAGCTTTTCTTTTGCGACCTGCATATCTTGTTGCGCTCTTGCACACTAGAAATCTCCAGAAGAATTTTCGGACTTTGCTGTGAAGCTTGTAACTTCGTTTCACCAAGGGTTGAGCACTCCTAAGACTTTGTTTCCAGGACATTGATTTAGCTTTAATTCTTAAACTGATACAAGAAGACTCCAGTAGATGTGTATATGTAGGGAAAAGGATAAGAAGGATGAGAAGATGGAACTCGATCAATACGTACTTTAGCTCCAACAATAGGGGTTCTTCTTACAACAGCTGATACGCCACGTTAGGGATACATGGCGAGCATGCATGCCCTTCCTCTGAGATTCTGCCACGTTGTGAGATAACAGATCTGCTGTATCGTCTATCCATATATATCCTATTATAAAAGAAAACACTACGTCAACTAGGTTTCTGATTCGTATAAAGAAAAAACTAGGTTTCTGACCGCTGTATAACTAGCTGGTTTTACTGAACGTTTTTGAGGTTTCTGGGAAGTTCTCCGCTTTTATCTTGGATGCTGGAAATCTCGACAACTCTGAGTTTAGTACAGCTGCTGCCAACCTACCTTTTTACTATGCCATCCTCAGCCGCTTGGGCCTAACACCAAATTCTGATGAAACTTTCTTGCGCATATATATATATATATATACGGATTTTCTCAGCTGCGGACGTCCGCACTGATTTTTTGGTACGGATTTCCATTTTTGTACCACTTTTTGATCGAATTTTCTCATCTCCACCGTATAGTATCTAGATAATATTGTGTAGATCATTTCTGCAAAATTTCAGCCAATTTGGTGATCGTTAAGGCCCTCAANNNNNNNNNNNNNNNNNNNNTCCGATCCATGCCCTTGATGAAACTCTCGTACGTGCATATATTGGAAACTCTGATTCATGCCCCTGTTCTTTTTGGAGTTTAAAAAGAACCATCTATTCATCTCATCTGTAAACTTGATCAGCCGAGTGTGTGCTCAACCTTAGCATGCAGGATTGAGATTATTCTCCTCCTTATTACCCATCTATTGAAATTAGTTGCGTTTAATTAATTAAAAAAATAAATTAATGTTACGTGAGACTTGTTATCAAGTACTAACCGGATAAGATATTTCTGCACTCGGCTCCGAATGAAATATACTAAACACAAGATATATGAACTGCTGCCATTTCAAGTTTCCAACACTGCATATAAGAACAGAGATATCCCATAAAAGAGATCTAATGCTAACACCTTACTAATTTGCTAGATGAACAGACTATTCTCGCACAACGAGAAACCTGCTAACTGCTTGCAAGATGAAACCTAAGCTAATGATTATATCGAATACAAAAGCATGACTGCATGCATGACTAGACTACCAACTGATACTAGCTATGACTAGGGCAGTTTCCGGGTGCTGTAACCTCCCAGGGGATATGCCGGAACTCCAGTCCCTATCGGAGCACCAGTTGCAGGGCCAGCAGTAGCCAATTTACCGGCTGCATGCTCTGCTTTCGATTCATGCAGCTTCATTTTTGCTTCTGCTTCTTTGGCTCCTCTCTTCTCCTCCGCTATTCTTTTTTCTTCCTCTGTACTCGTTGTCATCTTCTCAACCTACAAGCAATCAATACAAATATCTATTAGTGCACTGAATTCATCTTCTCTTATTGGATATGTACTGATGTACATGAATAACAACCTTCTCTTCCGCTTTGGATTTGTAAACCTCTGCTTTTTCCTTGGCAGCACTGGCCATGTTGCTCATCTTCTCCTTTCCAGACTGCATATCGATGATCTGATACTCGTCAAACACGCGCCACAAGACTTAGTTAGGGTTTGGCACTTCAATACTATACCCTCCAAGATTATGCGTTCTATATATCCAGGTTCAGCTTCAACTCATATCTCAAAGAGAGAGAAATACATGGAAGAGGTAACCAATGAAACAGACACGGCAGCAGGTACGTGGTCGGCATGCATGGCGTCGAGAATGATAAGCTGCCACAGTATTTCCTTTTTTTCTTCTCATTTTCGGTACAAATTGTATCCACAGAGTTCTATTCTGTTTTCCGATCTTTGTTTTTTTCGTAATTTACAAAGCGGCGCCGCCCTGTAGTAACCAAACATGATCTGTCAGACGGTGGAGATCGAATTGGCCCTAGCTATGGAGTCGGCCGAACCGCCACCGTCTCACATGCACATGCACATGCACTATATATACTGTCTTCATCGTGAAGCACACATACCAAGTTTTATCTCCACGTATAGACGTCGCAAACAAATCCAACAATAAGGCGATTCTGATGCATCAAAGCGAATGAGGAAATAACATTTATAAATGTTATTAAAAAATTTATCAAAATTCCGATCCTTTTTTCCATCATCGTTACCCGACATTAACGTTATCGTTAAGATATGAAACTAATCATCAGCTCACTCATAGACAATAATATTTACTTGCTTATACATGCATAACAAATGGTTACAATTTTCATCGAAAAATCAAGTGGTTACAACTGTCGTTCCATGTTTTTTTATAAAATAAAAAAAAGTTAAGAAAGAAAATAAGGAGTAAAAACACGCTAAAAGCTTAATATCGTTTTTTTTTTTTTTTGATTGAAAAGCTTAATATCGTTTACATTATTCTTTTTCAATTTAAAAAGGATTGGAAATCAACATGACTGAAAGGCTAACACCACGTACGTTCGAATGCTTTTATTATATTAATTGTAAACAATTTCATCAAATGGACGTTACACTTGAACTCTGAGCTACGCATATTTATACGAGAGATAATATGATTTCGAATTGCAAGTAATTAGTTGTTGCAACTTTGTAGCGTGTTGATATATTGCACGCTGCCCTTATTCACTTTCGGCTAACAACGTACTATGCTGGAAGACTATATATATACACTTTAGCTACTGGTCAAAAGTTGTAGCGTACACGTTCGTTTAGGGTTTAGTTTGGTATTATGGTTTAAAAATTAATTTTTTAAAAACTCAGTTTTAAATAAGCAACCCCCAGCTTGTTTTTTAAAATCATGGTTATTTAAACTAAAAAGTTTTAAATAAGCACGTTTTAAGATTTTACCATACAGAAAATCTATCTAAATTAATGTTTATATATAAGTGATTTTAATCAAAACTCAATACCTAACTGGGTCTAGGTTTCATTGCATCTGCGTCTCTTTGATAGGTTGGTACATTTCACCGTACCCTGTAAGATTCATTTTGTTGCCCAAACCACTGATATCGGTTTTGTTCAGCTGAAGTTTGAGCTCATCAATCTTTGTTAGTGTCTTTTCAGTTTTCTAGCTAGCTTCTTTTCTTTTCTTTTTTAATTTATTTTTTATAATTATTTTGATAAGGATTAGACGATATCAGCTCTTATGTAACAGTCTGTTAGATGACAGAGCACCCACTCTACCCCGAAAGAGACCGCTATAACCAGGAACCCACATTATGTACGTACAACAATATTCGTGCTATCTCCTCTTCTAAGTCCTACTTTGGTTAATTAGTAAAATGTCAAGCAAAGCAAACCCGTATTCAACCTTGCACGAATCAAGTAGTACAGCTTCTCTGATCTAGTTTCGATGTATATACTCTTTAAATCGGGCTGGGAGGTGTCGATGCATAGCATTTGATATCTCGTGATCTTCAAATTTGTGAAGAATTAAAGTTGCATAGAGAATGTGGCATACCAGCCTTAACGTTATGTAATAGAGGCTCGGCATTACTCAACCCTAGTTTCATTTTATTTATCATCAACTTCAAGTGCATGAGTTTAATCATTAGCGCAGAAAGAAACATATATGTAATATATTTATTCCCAATCATATTTGGAAGTGGATGGATTATATTCCAGATTTAGATGAACTCCCACCGTAAGATTTGATATTTTTTTTTTTTTAATTTTTATGAACAAAGGAGTAGCCAAAAACATAGCGCTATACCTCTGACGATATATTATTCACATAAAAGAAAATAGTACAAAACGAAAAAAAGGAAGGGACATATATAGGACCTAACTCCTCTAAAAAGAGAATCCGAAAAACTATACATATTCAACTGAAACAAAAAACGACAATAGTGAAGCTAACGAAAACGAAAATGGAGAAGAACCAAATAATTTCTACACCAATTAAACAAATAAACTCAGATGGAACATCCCACCAAGATAAACCATGCGAAGAGGGCCCAAAGTTGGCGAGAGCGTCTGCAACCTGGTTCCCCTTCCGAAAAATGTGAGTAGCACGAAAGTTCATTTGAGCTAAATGGTGTAAACAGTTTCCCCACTCAACCCGCAGTTACCAGGGTACAAGTGGGAAGAATGGATCGGAGAATGTAAGGATAAGAGCAAAGTCGACCTCTAACCAAATATACTTCCAATCACGCACCCAAGTTAGTTCAATGGGCTAAATCACGGCTATAACCTCTGCCGCGACTGAGCTAGGGATGTCAAACTCAGAACAAAAGACACCAATAAGGATATGCCTTTAAAATCACGAAAAACCCCACCATAACCTGCTTGATTAGAGGAGCTACGCCAAACACCATTTGTATTGACTTGCATAGTTGCTTTTAGGGCCTCATTAATATTCTGAACTTTGTGGCGGATCTCATATAGTTGTCAAAGCCCTCTCAAAATGTTTATGGCTTCATTCACAGTTGGTTCAAGAATTTGGACTCGTTGGAAGCTTCCTTCAAATCTTGGGACTTTTCCAATATGCTTTCGGTATTCATTTGGTGTAGTCGCTCCAATACACTGCAATTCAGCTCTTACAAGAGAGGGCTTGAGAATGTTGGCAGTATCTATTGCTCTCTTTCCAGATTCGGCACAGATTAAGGTGTGGATCTCGTTTATGAATATAATGGTGGCATTAGACACTTTAACTTCATCCAAGACTTGCTTCAACCGGCCCTCGAACTTTCCACGATATTTTGGTATAGGTGATTAGACATCAAAGGTCTAGGGAGATGATTTTTTTCCCCTTAAGTTCTTTTGGAGCACTTGGGCTTCTAAGCAGCTGGGCAACACTTTATGCAATAGCGGTCTTCCCCATATCATGTTCTCCAAAAAGACAGGGCTATTAATTAGCCGCTTTTGTAAATATGGACAACACATTCTATCAATAGCTCTCTGACTAAAACTGGCTCCAATCTTCCATCCTCTGCTAGTCTGGTCAAATTGATCTCATGCTCCTCTAGAGCTGGCATCTTCTTTTTAATTCCATTGAATGTGTCAAACAAGCCGACCTTTCGGCGAAAACGTGCTAGCTCTTCTCGGCGTCACAGGATACAGCTTCACGTTTGAAACAAAAATTGCAGTCCCACATGCATGGACAAAATTTCCGACTGTTGGCCGCATTGACGAGCCCACGGAGAAGCTTCTGGTCTCTAACAACCGGAATGTGAAACAATCTCGCCGCCGGAAGATCCGCACAATCTCGAAGCCTTGGCTCGACTAGCATAATTTGCAAAATTAGAGAGAGATAGAGACGTAGATGAGAGATCAATTTAGAGAGAGACAGAGACGGAGTCGTGGCCGCTTATCTCTTCTTCTTCTTCTTTTTCGACTCGTCTTCTCTCTCTCTCTGACTCTCATATGGCAGAGACCAAATGCTTTTCCTCCGTAAGCCAAAAAGCTAGATCTAGCTATAAAATGTTTTCACCATAAGTTATATTTCAATTCCCAAGTCATAAAATATAGCTTGAAAGATTTGGTAAGCCAAATTTGGCTTACGGAAAGTGGTAAGCTAAAGCTATATATTATTTTTATTCAGTTTTATATTATTTTTAGAGTTGTCCTTCCAACTACTATATTCAGTGGCGGAGCCAGCAACTGAAATCCACTAGGGCACAATGAAAACAATAACGTTGAAACATAACAATGGAGTATTTTTTTTTTAATGGCTCATGTCCTCTCTTCTCTCTTCTTAACCTAGCTGCCCTTGCCTTCTTTGTTCACGACAATGGAGGGTTTTGGGATGGTAAGGGTTATGGGCTCGGTGTGGTCCGCAATGGCTGGCCTTCAATGATGGGAGGGTCAAGACCCTTCTTTTTCTCTCTTCTTTCCTCTTCCCCTGTGGTGTTGGAGAGGAAGATCAATCCTCTCTATGGCCATCAAGTTGGCATAGGAGAGGATCGTGGTGGTGTTGGCTTTGGCTCGGTGATTGGTGTTATTAGGTCAGTCATTGGCGACGATGGTTTGCATCTGGTACTAATTTGGAGCATCAAAGTCGGTGTTTTTACAGTGGGTTGAACACGATCTATTGGATTTGGACCGGCCAAATTGTCAGATGAAGATGACGGCGCCGGTGATGAAGTTGGCATATTTGTAGAGTATGCGATTTTTGCTCTCGGTTGTGATGGAATTTTTAGCGATGGCATGAGGTTTGGGATTCTTGACACTGGCGACTATGGCAACATTTTGCGGGCTTGGCATATGAGTGGTTCTAGCCAAGGTTCTAAAAAATGTTGGGCGCTAGTCGGGCGAACAGCGCCCAAAAGATTAATCGGGGATTAATCAGATTTGTATTTTTGTATTTATTTTATTTTTTAGTAACATATATTTAAAAAATAAATATATAAAAGGTATAAATGTCTGAAAATACAGTTTATTTTCCTCTTCTGGATAGAATTATCAGTCCCTTTTTTTTGCTATATATATATATATNNNNNNNNNNNNNNNNNNNNNNNNNNNNNNNNNNNNNNNNNNNNNNNNNNNNNNNNNNNNNNNNNNNNNNNNNNNNNNNNNNNNNNNNNNNNNNNNNNNNNNNNNNNNNNNNNNNNNNNNNNNNNNNNNNNNNNNNNNNNNNNNNNNNNNNNNNNNNNNNNNNNNNNNNNNNNNNNNNNNNNNNNNNNNNNNNNNNNNNNNNNNNNNNNNNNNNNNNNNNNNNNNNNNNNNNNNNNNNNNNNNNNNNNNNNNNNNNNNNNNNNNNNNNNNNNNNNNNNNNNNNNNNNNNNNNNNNNNNNNNNNNNNNNNNNNNNNNNNNNNNNNNNNNNNNNNNNNNNNNNAACTTAATCTCTCTCTCTCTCTCTCTCTCTCTCTCTCTCTCTCTCTCTTTTCCTCTTTTAATTTATGGTTCTTGGAACAAATATC encodes the following:
- the LOC101311966 gene encoding uncharacterized protein LOC101311966, giving the protein MQVAKEKLSNLASSAKEHINIYKAKVVEKLERARARTKEEKKMAKERRKVKEASEKMELHKAKARHAEKKLGAKLTHGHGIFNYHHPPPAPLHHHQHQHGQQHLGTTNMIPASNPHV
- the LOC101311674 gene encoding uncharacterized protein LOC101311674; the encoded protein is MQSGKEKMSNMASAAKEKAEVYKSKAEEKVEKMTTSTEEEKRIAEEKRGAKEAEAKMKLHESKAEHAAGKLATAGPATGAPIGTGVPAYPLGGYSTRKLP